One Synergistaceae bacterium genomic window, GCTGAGCCGCCCGGGTGATGTCCGTGACGGCAATGACCGAAATCAGAGAGGACTCCTTGAGCAGGGCGATCATCTCGTTTACCAGACCGGGCAGCACGTGCTTGAGGGCCTGGGGAATGACGATGTGAAACATGGTTTTGGCGTAGGGAACGCCCAACGCCGTCGCCGCGTCTTTTTGACCCTTGTCCACGGCCTCCATGCCGCCCCGGAGAATTTCGGAGATGTAGGCGGCGGAGTTCAGGCCGAATGCCAGCACTGCGGACTCCAGCGCGGAGATGGCGTAACCGGTGAGTTGCGGCGTGGCGAAGTACACCATATAAAGCTGTACCAAAAGGGGAGTTCCGCGAAAAATCGACGTGTAAAACCGGGAGGCCCACTCCAGAGGCCTGATGCGGGATACCTTGATCAGCGCCAGAATTGTCCCCCAGACAAAGCCGGCCAGAGTGGAGAACAAAGTGAAGAAGAGGGCATTTTTCGTGCCCTCCTCGAACATGGGCCAGTACTTTGTAAAAATTTCGCCGAAAAAGGCCAGTTCCATCGAAGCTCTGTCCCGAAGCGGTTATTTGCCTTTGCTCTGGGTGATTCTTTCCCTGTAATCGGCGAGG contains:
- a CDS encoding amino acid ABC transporter permease, with protein sequence MELAFFGEIFTKYWPMFEEGTKNALFFTLFSTLAGFVWGTILALIKVSRIRPLEWASRFYTSIFRGTPLLVQLYMVYFATPQLTGYAISALESAVLAFGLNSAAYISEILRGGMEAVDKGQKDAATALGVPYAKTMFHIVIPQALKHVLPGLVNEMIALLKESSLISVIAVTDITRAAQRVINLTFRPFEPFLVAATIYYVLVMILSIVANRLEVWVRRSD